A segment of the Streptomyces sp. NBC_01235 genome:
CCGACCCGGCCCTGTCCCGCCTCAACGACCACGCCTACGGCGACCCGCGCGTCCACGTCACCACCGCGGACGCCTTCCCGTGGCTGCGCGGGGCGCCGCCGTCCACGTACGACGTGGTCGTCGCCGATCTGCCCGACCCCGGCATCACGGCGAGCACGAAGCTCTACTCCCAGGAGTTCTACGGCCTCGCCCGCCGCGCCCTCGCCCCCGGCGGCCGACTCGTCGTGCACGCCGGCCCGGTCGCGACCCGGCCGCGCGCGTTCTGGACGGTCGAGGCGACGATGCGCGCGGCGGGCCTGCACACCGCCCCCTACCGCGTCGACGGCCGCGACACCGGCTTCACCGCGGGCCCCGACCGCACCGCCGACGCCTCCCGGGCCCCCCGCGACTGGGGCTTCGTCCTGGCCACCGCCGCCCCCGGCCCACCCCTGCGCCTCGACCACGACGAACGCCCCCCGCACACCTTGACCCAGGCGGACCTGACCGCCGACGCACGGGCGGTGGAGGGGACCCGGGTGGCGGGGGTACGGGCGTCCACGTTGATCCATCCGCGGTACTGACAGCTTTCCGGGTGTACGGACGCGTACCACCGGTCGGAGCTGGGCGGGGCCGAATCCCGGTTTCGCCGGGTGCTTTGCGGTGCCCGCTGGGTAGGCTCCCCACCCATGGAGCAAGAGGTGTTCGTTCCGGTTCCGGCCGAGCGGCTGCGGGCGGCCCTCGCCGATCCCGCGCAGGTGGCCCGGGCGGTCCCCGGACTCCAGCAGGACGCCGGCACCGAGCCCGTCGCGGGGCGGCTGAAGCTGCGGATCGGCGGCCACACCATCACCTACCGGGGCGCCGTACGCGTCGCGCCGCGCGAGGACGGTACCTACGCCGTGGAGGGCGATGCGACCGAGGCCCGTGGCAGCGGCGCGGTGAAACTGGCCCTCACCCTGCGGCTGCGGGAGGCCGACGCCGGCACGACGCTCCGCTTCGAGGGGACGGCGTCGGCGGACGGCCGGGTCACGGAGCTGCCGCCGGAGACGGTGGACTCGGCGGTCGCCCGCCTGCTGAACCGTTTCGCGGGAAACCTGGGTGCGGGCGCGGCAGAGGAGTCGGCAGAGTCGGCGGAGGAGTCGGCCGACGCCGGTGACGGGGACGACATCGTCGACGTCCACGACGTCCACGACATCGGTGACGAGGACGACGTCGACGAACCCCTGCCCCCCACGCCCGTCTTCGAGAACCTCACCGGACCCGGGGAGCCGCCCGCGGAGGCCGCGCACGCGCGCCGGACGATGATCGGGCGCAGCGCCGAGGAGGTGGACCACGCTCCGCCGCGCGGGCGCTACGCGCCGGTCCCGGCCCCGCAGACCGTCGTACCGAACAGCACCCTGCGCTGGGCGGCGCCCGCGGCCGCGCTGGTCGTGGCGTCGGTGATCGTGGTGGGCAGGGCGCTGCGCCGGCGCGGTTAGCGCGTCTCTTCCGCGGCTCTCCGCCATCCTCCGCGGGGCCCTCTTGAACGTCCCAGTAGGGTCGTCCCGTGAGTAACGAAGACATCACGCTGACCGCGGGCGACGCGGAGGTGACCGTGCAGCCGGGCAACGGCGGCCGGGTCGGTGGGCTGCGCGTCGGCGGCCTCGAACTGCTGCGTCAGGGGGAGCGGTTCGGGTGCTTCCCGATGGTTCCCTGGTGCGGCCGGATCCGTGACGGCCGGTTCCGGGACGGCGGAGCCGTCCACCAGATGCCGCTCAACGCCGCGCCGAACGCCATCCACGGCACCGTCCGCGACGGCGTCTGGAAGGTCGCGCGGCGGACGGCGGACGAGGTCGTGCTGACGTACGACCTGGTGGAGCCGTGGCCCTACGCGGGCCGCGTCACCCAGGTGGTCACGCTGGCCGAGGACGCCCTGACGCTCGGGATGGCCGTGGAGACGTACGACTCGTCGTTCCCGGCGCAGATCGGCTGGCACCCGTGGTTCAACCGGAACCTCGGCGGCCAGGACGGTCAGGACGTGCGGGTTTCCTTCGAGCCCGGCTGGCAGGAGGAGCGCGGCGAGGACCATCTGCCCACCGGCAACCGCATCGAGCCGAAGCCCGGCCCCTGGGACGACTGCTTCGGCATGCCCGGCGGCGTCGACGTCACCCTCACCTGGCCGGGGCAACTGGCGGTGAACGTGACCAGCCCCGAGAAGTGGGTCGTCCTCTACGACGAGCAGGAAGCGGCCGTGTGCGTGGAGCCGCAGACCGGCCCGCCCGACGGCCTGAACACCCTCCCGCGCCTGGTCACCCCGCTGGAACCGCTGGAGGCCGGCACCACCTGGCGCTGGACCCGGCTCTGAGCATCGCCTCTAAGCTGTCCGGCATGACGGACGTCAACGAAGAAATGCCGCCAGGCACACGCGGCGCGCTGCTGCAGCAGATCAAGGACAAGGCCGTGGTGCACGGCAAGGTGACCCTGTCGTCGGGTCTGGAGGCGGACTACTACGTCGACCTCCGTCGCGTCACCCTCGACGGGGAGGCCGCTCCGCTGGTCGGGCAGGTGCTGCTCGACCTGACCGCCGAGCTCGACTTCGACGCGGTGGGCGGTCTGACGATGGGCGCCGACCCGGTGGCCGGCGCCATGCTGCACGCGGCCGCCGCGCGTGGCCGCAGGCTGGACGCCTTCGTCGTACGCAAGGCGGCCAAGGCGCACGGGCTCCAGCGGCGGGTCGAGGGTCCGGAGATCGCGGGCCGGCGCGTGCTGGTCGTCGAGGACACCTCCACCACCGGCGGTTCGCCGCTCGCCGCCGTCGAGGCCGTGCGCGAGGCCGGCGCCGAGGTGGTGGCCGTGGCGACCATCGTGGACCGGGCCACCGGCGCCGACGAGAAGATCCGCGAGGGCGCGGGGGTGCCGTACCTGTTCGCCTTCTCGAAGGATGAACTGGGTCTGGACTGACGGGCCGCACCGACCTGCACTTGACCGGGGTGTGGACCAGGCATGGACCATTCGCCCAGGTCTGGAAAGATGGGGCCGACGATGACGTCGCACCCCAGGTCTAGGTCAGGGCCGTAGTACGCAGATCGACAGATCGCCAACCCGCAGATACCAAGGAGCGGACAGATGCCCATCGCAACCCCCGAGGTCTACAACGAGATGCTCGACCGGGCGAAGGCAGGCAAGTTCGCCTACCCGGCCATCAACGTGACCTCGTCCCAGACCCTGCACGCGGCGCTGCGCGGCTTCGCCGAGGCGGACAGCGACGGCATCATCCAGATCACGACGGGTGGCGCCGAGTTCGCGGGCGGCCAGTACAGCAAGGACATGGTGACCGGCGCCGTCGCCCTGGCCGAGTTCGCGCACATCGTCGCCGAGAAGTACCCGGTCACCGTCGCCCTGCACACGGACCACTGCCCGAAGGACAAGCTCGACGGGTACGTGCGTCCGCTGCTGGCGATCTCCGAGGAGCGGGTGAAGGCCGGCCGCAACCCGCTGTTCCAGTCCCACATGTGGGACGGCTCGGCCGAGACCCTCGCCGACAACCTCTCCGTCGCCCAGGAGCTGCTCGCCCGCACCGTCGCCGCGAAGATCATCCTCGAGGTGGAGATCACCCCGACGGGCGGCGAGGAGGACGGCGTCACGCACGAGATCAACGACTCCCTGTACACGACGGTCGACGACGCGGTGCGCACCGTCGAGGCGCTGGGTCTGGGCGAGAAGGGCCGCTACCTGCTGGCCGCGTCCTTCGGCAACGTCCACGGCGTCTACAAGCCGGGCAACGTCGTGCTCCGCCCCGACCTGCTCAAGGAGCTGAACGAGGGCATCGCCGCGAAGTACGGCAAGCCGGCCGGCTCCCAGCCGTTCGACTTCGTCTTCCACGGCGGCTCCGGCTCCTCGCCGGAGGAGATCGCGACCGCGCTGGAGAACGGCGTCGTCAAGATGAACATCGACACGGACACGCAGTACGCCTTCACGCGTCCCGTCGCCGACCACATGTTCCGCAACTACGACGGCGTCCTGAAGGTCGACGGCGAGGTCGGCTCCAAGAAGACCTACGACCCGCGGACCTGGGGCAAGCTGGCCGAGGCGGGCATGGCCGCGCGCGTCGTCGAGGCCACGCAGAACCTGCGTTCGGCGGGCCAGAAGATCAAGTAACCCGGTCTGCCCCGCAGGGGTGTCACGGGTACGGCTGAGCCCGGCGTCTGTCTACGGCGCCGGGCTCGCTGTATACCTGAGGGCATGCCCGATGTCCGGCTGGCCTCGTCCCAGGGCAAGTGGATCCTGTTCACCACCGTGCTCGGCTCCAGCATGGCCCTGCTGGACTCGACCGTCGTCAACGTCGCCCTTCCGCGCATCGGCCGCGACCTGGACGCCGACCTCGCCGCCCTCCAGTGGACGGTCAACGCGTATCTGCTCACACTGGCCGGACTGATCCTGCTCGGCGGTTCCCTGGGCGACCGTTACGGGCGGCGGAAGGTCTTCGTGATCGGGGTGGTGTGGTTCGCCGCCGCCTCGCTGCTGTGCGGGATCGCCCCGAACGCGGGGGTGCTGGTCGCCGCCCGCGCCCTGCAGGGTGTCGGCGGCGCGCTCCTCACGCCGGGCTCCCTCGCGCTCATCCAGGGCTCCTTCCACCGCGACGACCGGGGGCGGGCGGTCGGCCTGTGGTCCGGGTTCGGCGGCATCGGGGCGGCCGTCGGGCCGTTCCTGGGCGGCTGGCTGGTGGACGGCCCGGGCTGGCGGTGGGTGTTCCTGCTGAACGTGCCGCTGGCGCTGTTGTGCGTGCCGGTGGCGCTGCGGCACGTGCCCGAGTCGGGGGACGGCCGTAAGCACGGCCGCTTCGACGTCCTGGGCGCCTTCCTGGGCGCGCTGGCGCTGGCCCTCGTCACGTACGCCCTGATCGAGGCCGGGAGCGGGCCCCTGGGGGTGGTCGTGGCGGCGGCGGTCGCCGGCGTGGCGACCGGCGTCGCCTTCGTGGCGGTGGAGCGCCGTCGCCCGGACCCGATGCTTCCGCTCGGCATCTTCGCGTCCCGCCAGTTCACGGCCGTCAACCTGGTCACCCTGTGCGTGTACGCGGCGTTCGGCGGGTTCTTCTTCCTCTCCGCGGTCCAGCTCCAGGTCGTGGCCGGCTGGTCGGCCCTCGGCGCGGGGACGGCACTGCTGCCGACGACCGTGCTGATGCTGCTGCTGTCCGCCCGCTCCGGCGAACTGGCCGACCGCATCGGACCGCGCATCCCCCTCACCGTCGGCCCGCTGCTGTGTGCGGCCGGGATGCTGCTGATGCTGCGGGTGGGGCCCGACGCCTCGTACGTTTCCGACGTCCTGCCCGCCGTCCTGGTCCTCGGCCTCGGCATGGTCTCGCTGGTCGCCCCGCTGACCGCCACGGTCCTGGCCTCCGTGGACGTCGCCCGGGCGGGCGTGGCCAGCGGCATCAACAATGCGGCGGCGCGGGCCGCGGGCCTGGTCGCGGTGGCGGCGCTGCCGCTGCTCACCGGGATGGGGCAGGAGGCGTACCGCTCGGCGGACGCCTTCGACGACGCGTTCCGCCGGGCGATGGTGCTGTGCGCGGGCGTGCTGGTACTGGGCGCGGCGGTCGCCTTCACGACGGTACGACGACTGCCACCGGACTGCCGCAGGCCCGAGTGCAGGACCCACGGGAGCGTGCTGGCGCCGCCGCTGGAGGGGGAGCGGGCCAAGCCGAGACTGGGCTGATTCAGCCGGTACCGCGGCACCGCAGACGTCCACGCTGGTCCACACTGGAGGCATGTCCCTTCACGAAAACCTCCTCGGGGGCCCGCCCCCGACCCACCTCCCCGACGACCCGGAGCCGCGCGAGCTCCTCGCGAACGGCACGGCGCCCGCCGACGTCGCCGCGAAGTACCCGACGTCCTCGCTGGCCTGGGCCCAGCTCGCCGACGACGCGTTCGAGCGGGGCAGCGTGGTGGAGTCCTACGCGTACGCCCGTACGGGGTACCACCGCGGCCTGGACAGCCTGCGCCGAGGCGGCTGGAAGGGCCACGGCCCGGTGCCCTGGGAGCACGAGCCGAACCGCGGCTTCCTGCGCGCCCTGCACGCCCTCGCCCGCGCCGCGCAGGCCATCGGCGAGCAGGAGGAGTACGAGCGCTGCACGCAGTTCCTGAAGGACTCCTCGCCGACGGCCGCCCAGACACTGGGCTAGCCGTACGCCTGCTGTAGCCCGTAGGTGGTGCGTGTCGCCCGTCCGGTCCTGGTGTGACCGGACGGGCCTTGCGTTTTCGGCCCGGGATTGCGCAGGATGCGGGTGGGGACCGGGGCCCCCGTGTCGATAACGGCAGGGGCGGACCGCTACCCGGAGTACAACAGGAGACAGCGATGTCCCTCCAGGCTCAGCCTCACGAGGCTTCGGAGCCCGAGACCCCGCATCTCGACTTCGCAGGCACGACGCCGTACGAGGACTACGTCAAGGCGGACGTGCTCACCCACCTCCAGCACACCCTCTCCGACGATCCCGGAGAGATGGTCTTCCTGGTCACGACCCAGGTCATGGAGCTGTGGTTCACGGTCATCGTCCACGAGTGGGAGACGGCGGCCCGCGCCCTGCGCTCGGACGACGTACCGACGGCGATCGCCGCGCTGAAGCGTTCCGTCCGCGAGCTGGAGGCGCTGAACGCCTCCTGGAGGCCGCTCGCGCAGCTGACCCCGGCCCAGTTCAACGCCTACCGCTCCGCGCTCGGCGAGGGCTCCGGTTTCCAGTCGGCGATGTACCGCCGCATGGAGTTCCTGCTCGGCGAGAAGTCCGCGTCCATGCTGGTCCCGCACCGCGGCGCGCCCCGCGTCCACGCGGAGCTGGAGAAGGCGCTGCACGAGCCCGGCCTGTACGACGAGGTGCTGCGGCTGCTGGCCCGCCGCGGCCACGCGATCCCCGCGGCCGTCCTGGAGCGCGACATCTCGCGGCGCCACGAGCCCTCGCCGGAGGTCGAGGCGGTGTGGACGACCGTGTACTCGGGCGACGAGGGGGACGAGGTCGCCCGCCTCGGCGAGGCTCTGACGGACGTCGCCGAACTGGTGTGGCGCTGGCGCAACGACCACCTCGTCGCCACCCGCCGCGCGATGGGTGCGAAGGCGGGCACCGGCGGCTCGGCCGGCGTGGCCTGGCTGGAGAAGCGCGCGCAGAAGAACGTGTTCCCCGAGCTGTGGACGGCGAGGTCCCATGTCTGACCGACTCGCCCTCACCGCGAAGGAGCTGGACGCGAGCGACGAACTGGCGGGCACGCGCGCGCGGTTCGTGCTCGACGATGTTGTCTACCTGGACGGCAACTCGCTGGGCGCGCTGCCCGCGGCCGTCCCGGACCGCGTCGAGGACGTCGTGCGCCGCCAGTGGGGCGAGCTGCGCATCCGATCCTGGGACGAGAGCGGCTGGTGGACGGCGCCCGAGCGGATCGGCGACCGGATCGCCCCGCTGGTGGGCGCGGCGGCCGGGCAGATCGTGGTCGGCGACTCGACAAGCGTCAACGTCTTCAAGGCACTCGTGGGCGCGGTGCGCCTGGTGGACGGCGCCGGGGATGCCCGGGTCGCCCGGGACGAGATCCTCGTCGACGCGACGACCTTCCCCACGGACGGCTACATAGCGGAGTCCGCGGCCCGTCTGACCGGCCGCACGCTGATCCCGGTGACGCCGGGCGAGGTGCCGGCCGCGCTGTCGGAGCGCACGGCCGCCGTCCTGCTCAACCACGCCGACTACCGCACCGGACGGCTGCACGACCTGCCCTCGCTGACCGCCGCCGTGCACGCGGCGGGCGCGGTCGCCGTCTGGGACCTGTGCCACAGCGCGGGCGCCCTGCCGGTGGGCCTCGACGAGCACGGCGTGGACCTCGCGGTCGGCTGTACCTACAAGTACCTGAACGGCGGGCCGGGTTCCCCGGCGTACCTGTACGTTCGGCGCGACCTCCAGGACCGCTTCGACTCGCCGCTGCCCGGCTGGAACTCGCACGCCGAGCCCTTCGCGATGCGGGAGACGTACGAGCCGGCCCGGGGCGCGCCGCGCGGGCGCGTCGGCACCCCGGACATCCTGTCGATGCTCGCCCTGGAGGCGGCCCTCGACGTCTGGGACGGCGTGTCGATCGAGGCGGTGCGGGCGAAGTCGTTGGCCCTTACGGACTTCTTCCTGGAGTGCGTCGCCGCCTACGTCCCCGAGGGGCGGGTCGAGTCGCTGACTCCGGTGCGTCACGAGGAGCGGGGCAGCCAGGTGGCGCTGCGCTGCGAGAACGCCGGAGACGTCATGCGGCGGCTGATCGAGCGCGGGGTCGTCGGCGACTTCCGCCGCCCGGACGTCCTGCGGTTCGGCTTCACCCCGCTGTACGTCGGGTTCGCGGACGTGGAGCGGGCGGTGCGGATCCTGGGGGAGGAATTGCGCTGACCCGGCTGACCGCCTGACCGGCTGACCGGCTGACCGTCTGACCCGGCTGACCGTCTGACCCGGCTGACCGTCTGACCCGGCTGACCGTCTGACCCGGCTGACCGTCTGACCCGGCTGACCGCCTGACCCGGCTGACCGGCTGACCGGCTGACCAGGTGATTGAGCCGACCGGCTCTCCTGGGCGTACTTGGGGGTGCGCCCAGGAGATCGCCATCCCCTGGCGGGCGGCCCGCGGGGGTGACACCACAGCAGAACCGTTTACCTCTCACCGTGCGTGACATCCGCGTGTCCGCGCACGTCACGGGCCTGATACCGTCCCGGCCAGCGGCCGAATTCTCCCCTGGTCCACTATCCGTCCCGTCCAAATCTGTTTCGTCGTTGAGAGGTTGGAGCATGCCGGACGACGTTGTCGCAGCCCGGGCCGCCGCTGAGGAGGAGTCGGCCTTCGCGCATCCGCCGGTCGACCCCGACGTCACCACGACGTACGGCGACCACCCCGACCAGGTGATCGACTTCTACGTCCCGCGCGTGGCGGCGGGCCCGGGCGGCTCCGTCCCGCTCGTCGTCGTCCTGCACGGCGGGGCCTGGCGCGCGCCGTACGACCGGCGGCACATCACACCGTTCGCGGACTTCCTGGCCCGACGAGGGTTTGCCGTGGCCAACGTCGAGTACCGGCGGGGCGCCGGGAACCCGGCCCCGGAGGGGACATCCCCGATCGCGGGGCGCTGGCCCGACACCTTCGACGACATCGCCGCCGCCCTGGACGCGCTCCCCGCCCTCGTCAAGGACGTCCTGCCGCAGGCCGACGCGCGCCGCACCGTGCTCACCGGCCACTCGGCGGGCGGCCACCTCGCCCTGTGGGCGGCGGCCCGGCATGTGCTGCCCGCCGACGCGCCCTGGCGCACCGGCGGCCCCGCCGCGCTGCGGGGCGTCGTCGCGCTCGCCCCGATCGCCGACTTCACGGTCGCCGGGAAGCTGGACGTCTGCGGCGGAGCGGCCTGCCAACTCCTGGGCGGCGACGAGCAGTTCGAAGAGAGGCGACCGTACGCCGACCCCGCGCTCCTGCTGCCGACCGGCATCGCGACGACGCTGGTCCAGGGCCGCACCGACCTGGTCGTCCCGCAGGCGGTCGCCGAGGCGTACGCGGACGCGGCGGCGAAGGCGGGCGAGGTCGTGGGCCTGACCCTCCTCGAGGACGTCGGCCACTTCCCGCTGATCGACCCGGCGGCGGACGCGTGCGCCGTGGTGGCGGAGGAGATCGCGCAGCTGGCGTGGTGAGGCCGGTGAGTGGGTGGCGGCCCCTGCCTTCAGTGGGTAGCCCCCTGCTGGGGGCCCGTGCCTCCCGTAGGTGTGCGGACCTGTCGTACCCGTAATACCTGAGAGCTACGTCGCAGGAGAGTCCCGCAGCAGGACGCGGACGACGAGCGCCGATCCGTAACTTCCAAGCCAGAAAGGCCCGATGGCGGGCCGACCGGCAAAGGAGGGGCGGGGATGGCGGAGCTTCGTTTTCGCGGACGGTGGCGGCGGCCGTGGCGCCGTGAAGAGGAAACGCCCCAGGGGCGGCGCTGGGTCCGCGCCCTGCTGGCCGTCCTGGTCACCGCCGCCGTGGTCGTCCCCCTCACGGCGGCGACCCGGCCGAGCATCCCCGCTCCCGCCCCTGCCCACCTCGCCACGCCGACGGCGGCGACGCTCGGCAAGGCGTACGCCGCGAACCGGGCCAACGCCGCCCTGGCGTCCCGGATGGCCGCGGCCCACGGGGACCGCCACCGCGCGGCCTCGGACCGGGCACTGGCCGCCCCCTCCCGCAGACTGCTCACGTTCGACGGCCGTGGTTCCGGCCGCGCGGTCGAGGTGTTCGGGGACCTCGCGCACGCCGAGCGCGTCGCCGTCCTCGTACCGGGCTCGGACACCTCCCTGGACACCTACGAGCGCTTCCGCGCGGGAGCGGCCGCACTGCACGACCGGCTCGCCCTACAGGCTCAGGCCGGGGCCGGGGCCGGGGCCAGTCCGCGGACGGCTGTGGTGGCCTGGCTCGGCTACACCACCCCCGGCACGATCAGCACCACCGCGATCACCCCGTCCCGCGCTGCCGAAGCGGCCCCGGACCTGCGGGAGTTCATCGGCACGTTGAGGGCCGTCACCGGACCGGCCTCCCACGTCACCGTCCTGTGCCACTCGTACGGCACGGTCGTGTGCGCCCGCGCCGCTTCCGGTCTGGACGTGACCGACCTCGTCCTCCTCGGCAGCCCGGGCACGGGCGCGGACTCGGCGGCGGACCTGCACACCCGCGCGCGGGTGTGGGCGGCGAGGGGCGCCGACGACTGGGTGGCGGACGTCCCGCACGTCAGCGCCGACCTGTTCGGCACCACGGTCGGCTTCGGCACCGACCCGATGTCCCCGTCGTTCGGCGCCCGCGTCTTCGCGGCGGGCTCCGGCGGCCACAGCGACTACTTCACCCCGGGCTCGGCCTCCCTGGCCAACCTCGCCCGGATCGTCCTGGGCGACACCATGGAGGTGACCCATGCCTGAGACCCACGAGACGCGGAGGCCGTTGCCGGGCATACGAGCGCTGTTGCCGGGTGTGCGGCGAGCCGCCGCCCGGATCGACGCCGGCACGCCCCCGCAGCGCGACCGGGCCGTGGACGCCCTGCGCGCGTTCGCCGTCCTGGGCGTCGTCCTCGGCCACTGGCTGGTGACGGCCCTGGTCGCGGACGGCAACACCCTGCGCGCCGCGAGCCCCCTCGGCCCCATGCCCTGGCTCGCCCCCGTGTCCTGGATGTTCCAGACGCTTGCGGTGTTCTTCATGGTGGGTGGCCACGTGGCGACCCGCAGCCTCGCCTCGGCACGGGAACGGGAACCAGGCGGGACGCGCGGGACCTACTTCAGGTGGCTGCGGGCGCGCCTGGCCCGGCTGTTCGGGCCGGTGGTGGCCGTACTGGCGGTGTGGACGGTCGGCGTGGTCGGTCTCCTGCTGGGCGGCGCATCCTTCGTCACCGTGCACACCGTGGTCAAACTGGCGTTGTCCCCCCTCTGGTTCCTGCTGGTCTTCGCCGCGCTGACGGCCGCGACCCCGCTGCTGGTCCGGCTCAACCCGCTGTGGCCGCTGGCCGTCGTCCTCCATGTGGACCTGGTGCGTTTCGGCCTGGGCGGCCCGTCGTGGCTGGGCTGGGTGAACGTGGCGGCGGGCTGGCTGGTGCCGTACACGGTGGGCGCGGCCTGGACCCGGGGCGAGCTGGAGCGCCCGCGCGCGGGCTGGATCCTGTTCGCCGGCGGGGCGGTGACGACGGCGCTGCTGGTCGGCTTCGCCGGC
Coding sequences within it:
- a CDS encoding SRPBCC domain-containing protein, which codes for MEQEVFVPVPAERLRAALADPAQVARAVPGLQQDAGTEPVAGRLKLRIGGHTITYRGAVRVAPREDGTYAVEGDATEARGSGAVKLALTLRLREADAGTTLRFEGTASADGRVTELPPETVDSAVARLLNRFAGNLGAGAAEESAESAEESADAGDGDDIVDVHDVHDIGDEDDVDEPLPPTPVFENLTGPGEPPAEAAHARRTMIGRSAEEVDHAPPRGRYAPVPAPQTVVPNSTLRWAAPAAALVVASVIVVGRALRRRG
- a CDS encoding aldose epimerase family protein, producing MSNEDITLTAGDAEVTVQPGNGGRVGGLRVGGLELLRQGERFGCFPMVPWCGRIRDGRFRDGGAVHQMPLNAAPNAIHGTVRDGVWKVARRTADEVVLTYDLVEPWPYAGRVTQVVTLAEDALTLGMAVETYDSSFPAQIGWHPWFNRNLGGQDGQDVRVSFEPGWQEERGEDHLPTGNRIEPKPGPWDDCFGMPGGVDVTLTWPGQLAVNVTSPEKWVVLYDEQEAAVCVEPQTGPPDGLNTLPRLVTPLEPLEAGTTWRWTRL
- the pyrE gene encoding orotate phosphoribosyltransferase encodes the protein MTDVNEEMPPGTRGALLQQIKDKAVVHGKVTLSSGLEADYYVDLRRVTLDGEAAPLVGQVLLDLTAELDFDAVGGLTMGADPVAGAMLHAAAARGRRLDAFVVRKAAKAHGLQRRVEGPEIAGRRVLVVEDTSTTGGSPLAAVEAVREAGAEVVAVATIVDRATGADEKIREGAGVPYLFAFSKDELGLD
- the fbaA gene encoding class II fructose-bisphosphate aldolase, which encodes MPIATPEVYNEMLDRAKAGKFAYPAINVTSSQTLHAALRGFAEADSDGIIQITTGGAEFAGGQYSKDMVTGAVALAEFAHIVAEKYPVTVALHTDHCPKDKLDGYVRPLLAISEERVKAGRNPLFQSHMWDGSAETLADNLSVAQELLARTVAAKIILEVEITPTGGEEDGVTHEINDSLYTTVDDAVRTVEALGLGEKGRYLLAASFGNVHGVYKPGNVVLRPDLLKELNEGIAAKYGKPAGSQPFDFVFHGGSGSSPEEIATALENGVVKMNIDTDTQYAFTRPVADHMFRNYDGVLKVDGEVGSKKTYDPRTWGKLAEAGMAARVVEATQNLRSAGQKIK
- a CDS encoding MFS transporter, with the translated sequence MPDVRLASSQGKWILFTTVLGSSMALLDSTVVNVALPRIGRDLDADLAALQWTVNAYLLTLAGLILLGGSLGDRYGRRKVFVIGVVWFAAASLLCGIAPNAGVLVAARALQGVGGALLTPGSLALIQGSFHRDDRGRAVGLWSGFGGIGAAVGPFLGGWLVDGPGWRWVFLLNVPLALLCVPVALRHVPESGDGRKHGRFDVLGAFLGALALALVTYALIEAGSGPLGVVVAAAVAGVATGVAFVAVERRRPDPMLPLGIFASRQFTAVNLVTLCVYAAFGGFFFLSAVQLQVVAGWSALGAGTALLPTTVLMLLLSARSGELADRIGPRIPLTVGPLLCAAGMLLMLRVGPDASYVSDVLPAVLVLGLGMVSLVAPLTATVLASVDVARAGVASGINNAAARAAGLVAVAALPLLTGMGQEAYRSADAFDDAFRRAMVLCAGVLVLGAAVAFTTVRRLPPDCRRPECRTHGSVLAPPLEGERAKPRLG
- a CDS encoding DUF3151 domain-containing protein, translated to MSLHENLLGGPPPTHLPDDPEPRELLANGTAPADVAAKYPTSSLAWAQLADDAFERGSVVESYAYARTGYHRGLDSLRRGGWKGHGPVPWEHEPNRGFLRALHALARAAQAIGEQEEYERCTQFLKDSSPTAAQTLG
- a CDS encoding tryptophan 2,3-dioxygenase family protein yields the protein MSLQAQPHEASEPETPHLDFAGTTPYEDYVKADVLTHLQHTLSDDPGEMVFLVTTQVMELWFTVIVHEWETAARALRSDDVPTAIAALKRSVRELEALNASWRPLAQLTPAQFNAYRSALGEGSGFQSAMYRRMEFLLGEKSASMLVPHRGAPRVHAELEKALHEPGLYDEVLRLLARRGHAIPAAVLERDISRRHEPSPEVEAVWTTVYSGDEGDEVARLGEALTDVAELVWRWRNDHLVATRRAMGAKAGTGGSAGVAWLEKRAQKNVFPELWTARSHV
- the kynU gene encoding kynureninase; this translates as MSDRLALTAKELDASDELAGTRARFVLDDVVYLDGNSLGALPAAVPDRVEDVVRRQWGELRIRSWDESGWWTAPERIGDRIAPLVGAAAGQIVVGDSTSVNVFKALVGAVRLVDGAGDARVARDEILVDATTFPTDGYIAESAARLTGRTLIPVTPGEVPAALSERTAAVLLNHADYRTGRLHDLPSLTAAVHAAGAVAVWDLCHSAGALPVGLDEHGVDLAVGCTYKYLNGGPGSPAYLYVRRDLQDRFDSPLPGWNSHAEPFAMRETYEPARGAPRGRVGTPDILSMLALEAALDVWDGVSIEAVRAKSLALTDFFLECVAAYVPEGRVESLTPVRHEERGSQVALRCENAGDVMRRLIERGVVGDFRRPDVLRFGFTPLYVGFADVERAVRILGEELR
- a CDS encoding alpha/beta hydrolase, yielding MPDDVVAARAAAEEESAFAHPPVDPDVTTTYGDHPDQVIDFYVPRVAAGPGGSVPLVVVLHGGAWRAPYDRRHITPFADFLARRGFAVANVEYRRGAGNPAPEGTSPIAGRWPDTFDDIAAALDALPALVKDVLPQADARRTVLTGHSAGGHLALWAAARHVLPADAPWRTGGPAALRGVVALAPIADFTVAGKLDVCGGAACQLLGGDEQFEERRPYADPALLLPTGIATTLVQGRTDLVVPQAVAEAYADAAAKAGEVVGLTLLEDVGHFPLIDPAADACAVVAEEIAQLAW
- a CDS encoding alpha/beta hydrolase; the protein is MAELRFRGRWRRPWRREEETPQGRRWVRALLAVLVTAAVVVPLTAATRPSIPAPAPAHLATPTAATLGKAYAANRANAALASRMAAAHGDRHRAASDRALAAPSRRLLTFDGRGSGRAVEVFGDLAHAERVAVLVPGSDTSLDTYERFRAGAAALHDRLALQAQAGAGAGASPRTAVVAWLGYTTPGTISTTAITPSRAAEAAPDLREFIGTLRAVTGPASHVTVLCHSYGTVVCARAASGLDVTDLVLLGSPGTGADSAADLHTRARVWAARGADDWVADVPHVSADLFGTTVGFGTDPMSPSFGARVFAAGSGGHSDYFTPGSASLANLARIVLGDTMEVTHA
- a CDS encoding acyltransferase family protein translates to MPETHETRRPLPGIRALLPGVRRAAARIDAGTPPQRDRAVDALRAFAVLGVVLGHWLVTALVADGNTLRAASPLGPMPWLAPVSWMFQTLAVFFMVGGHVATRSLASAREREPGGTRGTYFRWLRARLARLFGPVVAVLAVWTVGVVGLLLGGASFVTVHTVVKLALSPLWFLLVFAALTAATPLLVRLNPLWPLAVVLHVDLVRFGLGGPSWLGWVNVAAGWLVPYTVGAAWTRGELERPRAGWILFAGGAVTTALLVGFAGYPASMVGVPGAAVSNLNPPTLAAVTFGLAQCGLALLLRDRLRRAMRRPLAWAAVALVNLSAMTVFLWHQTAMMATTATGLFVGRLPGLHTVPDGLDWVAARLLWLPVFALMLGVCWAAFHGFESGGGRRVRREPGGSRVVRVGPRGKTPGLRETPHV